The Pleuronectes platessa chromosome 11, fPlePla1.1, whole genome shotgun sequence genome includes a window with the following:
- the fgfr3 gene encoding fibroblast growth factor receptor 3 (The sequence of the model RefSeq protein was modified relative to this genomic sequence to represent the inferred CDS: added 200 bases not found in genome assembly) codes for LNSLPFFGQRLLRIINVSYEDSGVYSCRLAHDNTLLSNYTIRVTDSLSSGDDEDYDEDPEDAGNGNEAPYWTRPDRMDKKLLAVPAANTVKFRCAASGNPTPSIHWLKNGKEFKGEQRMGGIKLRHQQWSLVMESAVPSDRGNYTCVVQNKHGTIDHTYQLDVLERSPHRPILQAGLPANQTVVLGSDVEFHCKVYSDAQPHIQWLKHIEVNGSRYGHDGVPYVNILKSVVSKHTEAHSKLRLSNVTETDAGKYWCRASNFVGKSENAFWLKLHHTVSSEKEDYYVDILIYVTGCVLFILAVVIVVLCRMRMTTQKTLPSPPVQKLSKFPLKRQVSLDSNSSMNSNTPLVRIARLSSSDGPMLANVSELELPSDPKWEFSRSRLTLGKPLGEGCFGQVVMAEAIGIDKEKPNKPLTVAAKMLKDDATDKDLSDLVSEMEMMKMIGKHKNIINLLGACTQDGPLYVLVEYASKCNLREYLRARRPPGMDYSFDTCKIPDEQLTFKDLVSCAYQVARGMEYLASQKCIHRDLAARNVLVTEDNVMKIADFGLARDVHNIDYYKKTTNGRLPVKWMAPEALFDRVYTHQSDVWSYGVLLWEIFTLGGSPYPGIPVEELFKLLKEGHRMDKPANCTHELYMIMRECWHAVPSQRPTFRQLVEDHDRVLSMTSTDEYLDLSVPFEQYSPTCQDSNSTCSSGDDSVFAHDPLPDEPCLPKQLPSNGVIRT; via the exons AAGCTCCTTATTGGACGCGTCCCGACCGGATGGACAAGAAGCTTCTGGCCGTTCCTGCCGCCAACACGGTCAAGTTCCGCTGTGCTGCTTCCGGAAACCCGACGCCGAGCATCCACTGGCTGAAGAACGGCAAAGAGTTCAAGGGGGAGCAGAGGATGGGCGGCATCAAG CTGAGACACCAGCAGTGGAGTCTGGTGATGGAGAGCGCGGTGCCATCAGACCGGGGGAACTACACCTGCGTGGTTCAGAACAAGCACGGCACCATCGACCACACCTACCAGCTGGATGTTCTAG agcgCTCCCCTCACAGGCCCATCCTCCAGGCGGGCCTCCCAGCCAATCAGACGGTGGTGTTGGGCAGCGACGTGGAGTTCCACTGCAAAGTGTACAGCGACGCCCAGCCGCACATCCAGTGGCTGAAACACATTGAGGTCAATGGGAGTCGCTACGGCCATGACGGCGTCCCCTACGTCAACATCTTGAAG AGTGTGGTCAGTAAACACACTGAGGCCCACAGTAAGTTGAGACTGTCCAACGTGACAGAGACAGACGCTGGGAAGTACTGGTGTCGCGCCTCGAACTTTGTAGGAAAGTCAGAAAACGCTTTCTGGCTTAAGTTGCACCACACAG TGAGCTCAGAGAAGGAGGACTACTACGTGGACATCCTCATCTACGTGACGGGCTGCGTGCTCTTCATCCTCGCCGTGGTCATCGTCGTCCTCTGCCGCATGAGGATGACCACGCAGAAGACGCTGCCCTCTCCACCGGTGCAGAAGCTGTCCAAGTTCCCCCTCAAGAGACAG GTGTCCTTGGATTCGAACTCCTCCATGAACTCCAACACGCCCCTGGTCCGGATCGCCCGCCTGTCGTCCAGCGACGGCCCGATGCTCGCCAACGTGTCGGAGCTGGAGCTGCCGTCCGACCCCAAGTGGGAGTTCTCCAGATCCCG ACTCACTTTGGGTAAACCTCTGGGTGAAGGCTGCTTCGGTCAGGTGGTGATGGCCGAGGCCATCGGCATCGACAAGGAGAAACCCAACAAGCCGCTCACTGTCGCTGCCAAGATGCTGAAAG ATGACGCCACGGATAAGGATTTGTCGGACCTGGTGTCGGagatggagatgatgaagatgattggaaaacacaaaaacataatcaACCTGCTGGGAGCGTGCACGCAGGAcg GTCCCCTCTACGTGCTGGTGGAGTACGCCTCCAAGTGCAACCTGAGGGAGTACCTGCGGGCGCGGCGCCCCCCCGGCATGGACTACTCCTTCGACACCTGCAAGATCCCAGACGAGCAGCTCACATTCAAAGACCTGGTGTCCTGCGCCTACCAGGTGGCCCGAGGCATGGAGTACCTGGCCTCGCAGAAG tgcatCCACAGAGACCTGGCAGCCAGGAACGTCCTGGTGACGGAGGACAACGTGATGAAGATCGCGGACTTCGGCCTCGCCAGAGACGTGCACAACATAGACTACTACAAGAAGACAACCAAC GGTCGCCTGCCCGTGAAGTGGATGGCTCCGGAGGCTCTGTTCGACCGGGTCTACACGCACCAGAGCGACGT gtggtcCTATGGTGTGTTGCTGTGGGAGATCTTCACACTGGGAGGTTCTCCGTACCCAGGGATCCCAGTAGAGGAACTCTTCAAGCTTCTGAAGGAGGGACATCGGATGGACAAACCTGCAAACTGCACACATGAGCT gtacATGATCATGAGGGAGTGCTGGCATGCGGTGCCGTCGCAGAGACCGACCTTCAGGCAGCTGGTAGAAGATCACGACCGGGTTTTATCAATGACCTCCACCGAT GAGTACCTGGACCTGTCGGTGCCCTTCGAGCAGTACTCGCCCACCTGCCAGGACTCCAACAGCACCTGCTCCTCCGGGGACGACTCGGTGTTCGCCCACGACCCGCTGCCCGACGAGCCCTGTCTCCCCAAACAGCTTCCCAGTAACGGCGTGATCAGGACATAA